Proteins encoded together in one Papaver somniferum cultivar HN1 unplaced genomic scaffold, ASM357369v1 unplaced-scaffold_117, whole genome shotgun sequence window:
- the LOC113330076 gene encoding extensin-like, which yields MTRPDTAESYYWDETPPPPTPVHKNKSPPPTPLHKSQPPPPPTPGHKNKSPPPVHKPTPMYKNKPLPQPTPVSKYMSPPPPTTVHMQKSPPPTHVYKLNYAPPPKRLHMYKSPPPTHVYKHKCPPPPSTVHMHKSPQPCIQA from the coding sequence CAGAGAGTTACTATTGGGATGAGACGCCACCACCCCCAACTCCAGTGCACAAGAATAAATCCCCACCTCCAACTCCACTGCACAagtcacaaccaccaccaccaccaaccccagggcacaagaaTAAGTCGCCTCCACCTGTTCACAAACCTACACCAATGTACAAGAATAAACCACTTCCACAACCCACACCAGTTTCCAAGTATATGTCTCCACCACCTCCTACAACAGTTCATATGCaaaaatcaccaccaccaacccatGTATACAAGCTTAACTATGCACCACCTCCTAAGAGACTTCATATGTacaaatcaccaccaccaacccatGTATACAAGCATAAGTGTCCACCACCTCCTTCGACAGTTCATATGCACAAATCACCACAACCCTGTATACAAGCATAA